Proteins found in one Miscanthus floridulus cultivar M001 chromosome 4, ASM1932011v1, whole genome shotgun sequence genomic segment:
- the LOC136551770 gene encoding zinc-finger homeodomain protein 9-like, translating into MEAMDVMYKPVMFPNGAPLKKQVKPAAVAPAGAGGEPLYRECLKNHAASLGGHAVDGCGEFMPSPGANPADPTSLKCAACGCHRNFHRRTLEGSPPPLALPPPPPPSVLHGQPHRGGEETPEDRHHPGVVDADDSDSDSEGSEYDEERSVSPPPHAPHHVPAPVAQQPPPPPSYFATAPHMLLSLGSGGAPGAAVAAAAQRLQAPAAQQLTPSSAPPGPGGGAMPMPRKRFRTKFTAEQKQRMQELSERLGWRLQKRDEAIVDEWCRDIGVGKGVFKVWMHNNKHNFLGGHSARRSASASAGAAPLQTQGSAAAPSLFNPSRITPPPPVLTSSPTGATGGFNINGAASSAPTVTADHTDNANGASSPQSA; encoded by the coding sequence ATGGAAGCCATGGACGTCATGTACAAGCCCGTCATGTTCCCCAACGGCGCCCCCCTCAAGAAGCAGGTGAAGCCGGCGGCCGTGGCGCCGGCCGGGGCCGGGGGCGAGCCGCTGTACCGGGAGTGCCTCAAGAACCACGCCGCGAGCCTGGGCGGGCACGCCGTGGACGGGTGCGGCGAGTTCATGCCCTCGCCGGGGGCCAACCCGGCCGACCCGACGTCGCTCAAGTGCGCCGCGTGCGGGTGCCACCGCAACTTCCACcgccggacgctggagggttccCCGCCGCCGCTggcgctcccgccgccgccgccgccgagcgtgCTGCACGGCCAGCCGCACCGCGGCGGGGAGGAGACGCCCGAGGACCGCCACCACCCGGGGGTCGTCGATGCCGACGACTCCGATTCCGACTCGGAGGGCTCAGAGTACGACGAGGAGCGGTCGGTGTCCCCGCCCCCGCACGCGCCGCACCACGTGCCGGCGCCGGTGGCGCAGCAgcccccgcccccgccgtcgTACTTCGCGACCGCGCCGCACATGCTGCTCTCGCTTGGCTCTGGCGGCGCGCCAGGCGCCGCGGTAGCGGCCGCGGCGCAGAGGCTGCAGGCCCCAGCAGCCCAACAGCTGACGCCGTCGAGCGCGCCGCCAGGCCCCGGGGGCGGCGCGATGCCTATGCCCAGGAAGCGGTTCCGCACCAAGTTCACCGCCGAGCAGAAGCAGCGGATGCAGGAGCTGTCGGAGAGGCTCGGGTGGCGGCTGCAGAAGCGCGACGAGGCCATCGTCGACGAGTGGTGCCGCGACATCGGCGTCGGCAAGGGCGTCTTCAAGGTCTGGatgcacaacaacaagcacaactTCTTGGGCGGACACAGCGCCCGCCGcagcgcctccgcctccgcgggCGCCGCGCCGCTCCAAACCCAAGGCAGCGCTGCTGCACCGTCGTTATTCAACCCGTCCAGGATCACCCCTCCCCCTCCCGTCCTCACCTCGTCCCCGACCGGCGCCACCGGCGGCTTCAACATCAACGGCGCCGCCTCCTCGGCGCCCACCGTCACCGCCGACCACACGGACAACGCCAACGGAGCTTCGTCGCCGCAGTCCGCTTAA